A genomic region of Streptomyces rimosus contains the following coding sequences:
- the tatA gene encoding Sec-independent protein translocase subunit TatA — translation MLRNGLEPWHLLIVALVVILLFGSKKLPDTARALGKSLRILKSETKAMKDETPEGEGTGAVVTGRASEASGGPGAPGGTGAPSTSGAPGGR, via the coding sequence ATGCTGCGGAACGGGCTGGAGCCCTGGCACCTGCTGATCGTGGCCCTCGTGGTGATCCTGCTGTTCGGCTCGAAGAAGCTGCCGGACACGGCGCGGGCCCTGGGCAAGTCGCTGCGGATCCTCAAGAGCGAGACCAAGGCGATGAAGGACGAGACGCCGGAGGGCGAGGGTACGGGGGCGGTGGTGACCGGCCGTGCGTCTGAGGCGTCCGGTGGGCCCGGTGCGCCTGGCGGGACCGGGGCTCCCAGTACGTCCGGCGCGCCTGGCGGACGCTGA